Within the Flavobacterium sp. 9R genome, the region GTAGATTTCGTCAGCTACCACATAAATATTTGGATACTTTTCTAATACTTTAGCTAAAGCAGTCAATTCTTCTCTGTTGTACACTGAACCTGATGGGTTACAAGGAGAAGAGAACCACATCATTTTTGTTTTAGGAGTGATGGCTGCTTCTAATTGTTCTGGTGTGATTTTGAAATCGGTTTCTACAGAAGTAGGAACTTCTACAGGAACACCACCTGATAATTTTACAATCTCGTAATAAGAAACCCAGTAAGGTGCTGGTAAAATAACTTCGTCACCATCGTTTAACATTACTTGAGCAATGTTGTACAACGATTGTTTTGCACCTGTAGAAACTACAATTTGAGAAGGTTTATAATCTAAATCATTATCTCTTTTGAATTTTCTGCAAATGGCTTCTTTTAAATCTTGGTATCCGTCAACTGGAGAATAGGTACTGTAGTTGTCGTCGATTGCTTTTTTAGCGGCTTCTTTAATAAAGTCAGGCGTATTAAAGTCAGGTTCTCCCAAACTCAAGCTGATAATATCTTTTCCTTGTGCTTTTAATTCTCTTGCTAATGCTGCCATCGCTAAAGTTTGCGAAGTGGCAAGGTTGTTAATTCTGTCTGAAAGTGGATTCATTTTATATAGTAAATAGTAATTAGTTCGTGTTGAATTTAGCAGTAGTAAGTTTAGGCTAATTCTGGTTTCATTCCCAATTCTTTCAAGTGTTTGAAATGTGCAATTACAGCACTACGCATCGTTTTGTATTCGTAGTAAGGAAGGTTGCATTCTTGAGCGGTTTCTTTCACAATTTTTGCAATTTTTCCGTAGTGAATATGACTGATATTTGGGAAAATGTGGTGTTCGATTTGGTGATTTAATCCTCCAGTATACCAATTAACAATGGCGTTTTTTGGAGCAAAATTGGTTGTAGTAAATAATTGGTGA harbors:
- a CDS encoding pyridoxal phosphate-dependent aminotransferase; amino-acid sequence: MNPLSDRINNLATSQTLAMAALARELKAQGKDIISLSLGEPDFNTPDFIKEAAKKAIDDNYSTYSPVDGYQDLKEAICRKFKRDNDLDYKPSQIVVSTGAKQSLYNIAQVMLNDGDEVILPAPYWVSYYEIVKLSGGVPVEVPTSVETDFKITPEQLEAAITPKTKMMWFSSPCNPSGSVYNREELTALAKVLEKYPNIYVVADEIYEHINFSGTFCSIGSIPGMLEKTITVNGVAKAFAMTGYRIGYIGAPEFIAKACTKIQGQVTSGANSVAQRATITAVDADPSVLNHMVQAFHSRRDLVVGLLKEIPGIKINVPEGAFYVFPDVSSFFGKTLKGTEIKDANDVSMYLLAEACVATVTGDAFGNPNCIRFSYATSEALLTEALKRIKDALAG